In Brassica rapa cultivar Chiifu-401-42 chromosome A06, CAAS_Brap_v3.01, whole genome shotgun sequence, a single window of DNA contains:
- the LOC103872881 gene encoding uncharacterized protein LOC103872881: MKQSEVDGDDYDADKHNEKKKGKMKQDEVEGDDDDAEKINAEKENREKLAKSQVVELVKTGDLFLNKTVLKARFELCAMKHNFHYTVTNSNKSVWCIRCADKVCFWGARAECLKGSTYFIIKKYVGVHSCAPSNKTSAGRTASAKTIGNLIMHKYEGIKEGPKAKDIVQIMRNDYGCEISESLAWDSREYAVNAVRGIPEESYGKIPKYLHMLREANPGTHSSYKTDVDGRFRYLFIAFGQSIRGFNTVMRRVIVVDGTFLKSKFKGVLLVATAIDGNSNLYPIAFGIVDSENEQSWEWFMRELKVVVADDNGLAFISDRQVSIAKAVEKVYPLARHGICIHHLLNNVISYFKGKGLAGLISKASKAYRVVDFKKTFAHVCNISPAIGTYLMEADVRKWARCQFHGYRYDIRTNNPAESINSALRSPREFPVIPLLDSIREMLTRWFFKRKKLISKHTHRLTIDVEEKIDRRIGKGKTFAVYPVTDSQLLVKGDTIDCFVDLDKRTCSCGKYDLSKIPCRHAIKAGFFVGREPYTLTDFLYTTGAWREAYQESINPISVPEDGWSVPQVVENSEVLPPETRRSLGRNRKRRYETVEDKIRSSQGSQGVSLVSAVDVVLVVIIEQLARCQYSGFVCCVLHNLVKF, encoded by the coding sequence ATGAAGCAAAGTGAAGTTGATGGAGATGATTATGATGCTGACAAGCAtaacgagaagaagaaaggaaaaatgAAGCAAGACGAGGTTgaaggagatgatgatgatgctgagaagatcaatgctgaaaaagaaaacagagaaaaattggCAAAGAGTCAGGTGGTCGAATTGGTTAAGACGGGagatcttttcctcaacaaaacAGTTTTGAAAGCGAGGTTTGAGTTATGTGCAATGAAGCATAACTTTCACTACACAGTTACCAACTCCAATAAATCAGTTTGGTGTATTAGATGCGCTGATAAGGTGTGCTTTTGGGGTGCTCGAGCTGAGTGTTTGAAGGGCtccacatattttattattaagaagTATGTCGGTGTACATTCCTGCGCACCTTCAAACAAAACCAGTGCCGGAAGGACAGCTTCAGCGAAAACGATAGGCAATCTGATAATGCATAAATATGAAGGTATCAAGGAAGGGCCTAAAGCGAAAGATATTGTTCAGATTATGCGCAATGATTATGGATGTGAGATCTCTGAATCTTTAGCATGGGATTCCCGTGAATATGCAGTCAACGCTGTTAGAGGTATTCCAGAGGAAAGTTATGggaaaataccaaaatatttgCACATGCTGCGAGAGGCCAATCCGGGTACACATTCCTCTTACAAGACTGACGTCGATGGTAGATTTCGATATCTGTTTATAGCGTTTGGTCAATCGATCAGAGGCTTTAACACAGTCATGAGGCGTGTCATTGTTGTCGATGGAACATTCTTGAAGAGTAAATTCAAAGGGGTGCTACTGGTTGCAACTGCTATAGAtggaaattcaaatttatatcctATTGCATTTGGGATAGTAGACTCTGAGAATGAGCAGTCTTGGGAATGGTTTATGAGAGAATTAAAAGTTGTTGTTGCTGATGATAATGGTTTGGCTTTTATTTCGGATAGACAAGTGTCAATAGCGAAGGCAGTGGAGAAAGTGTATCCCCTAGCGAGACATGGTATCTGTATTCATCATTTGTTGAATAATGTGATATCATATTTCAAGGGGAAGGGATTAGCTGGGTTGATTTCTAAGGCTTCAAAGGCTTATAGAGTGGTTGATTTCAAGAAGACGTTTGCTCATGTTTGCAATATCAGTCCAGCAATTGGAACGTATCTTATGGAAGCAGATGTCAGAAAGTGGGCTAGATGTCAATTTCATGGATACAGGTATGACATTAGGACAAACAATCCTGCAGAGTCGATAAATTCTGCGTTGCGTTCGCCGAGAGAGTTTCCCGTAATTCCTTTGTTGGACAGTATTAGAGAAATGCTGACACGTTGGTTTTTTAAGCGTAAGAAGTTGATTTCAAAGCACACCCACCGTTTGACCATAGATGTGGAGGAAAAGATTGATAGGAGAATTGGAAAGGGGAAAACTTTCGCAGTTTACCCTGTAACCGATAGCCAGCTGCTTGTTAAAGGCGATACAATTGACTGCTTTGTTGATTTGGACAAACGGACTTGTTCTTGTGGGAAGTACGACCTCTCGAAAATCCCTTGTAGACACGCAATAAAAGCTGGTTTCTTTGTTGGTAGAGAACCATATACATTGACTGATTTTTTGTATACCACGGGAGCTTGGAGAGAAGCTTATCAAGAAAGCATAAATCCCATTTCAGTTCCTGAAGATGGTTGGTCTGTCCCACAAGTTGTGGAAAATTCTGAAGTGCTACCGCCTGAGACAAGAAGATCTCTTGGAAGAAATAGAAAACGCAGATATGAAACTGTTGAAGACAAAATCCGATCATCACAAGGATCACAGGGGGTCAGTCTCGTAAGTGCAGTAGATGTGGTCTTGGTGGTCATAATAGAGCAACTTGCAAGATGCCAATATAGTGGATTTGTTTGCTGTGTTCTTCACAATTTAGTGAAATTTTAA
- the LOC103872883 gene encoding pyrophosphate--fructose 6-phosphate 1-phosphotransferase subunit alpha 1, with the protein MDSDFGIPRELSPLQQLRSQYHPELPPCLQGTTVRVEFGDGTTVAEASDSHIVARAFPHTLGQPLAHFLREAAKVSDAHIITQLPSIRVGIVFCGRQAPGGHNVIWGLYEALKVHNANSTLLGFLGGSEGLFAQKTLEITDDILQTYKNQGGYDLLGRTKDQIRTTEQVNAALKACTDLKLDGLVIIGGVTSNTDAAHLAEFFAEAKCSTKVVGVPVTTNGDLKNQFVEANVGFDTICKVNSQLISNACTDALSAEKYYYFIRLMGRKHSHVALECTLQSHPNMVILGEEVAASKLTIFDISKQICDAVQARAGQDKNHGVILIPEGIIESIPEVYALLKEIHGLLREGVAADKISTQLSPWSSALFEFLPPFIKKQLLLHPESDDSAQLSQIETEKLLAYLVETEMNKRLKEGTYKGKKFNAICHFFGYQARGSLPSKFDCDYAYVLGHICYHILAAGLNGYMATVSNLKSPVNKWKCGAAPITAMMTVKNWSQNASSTSTSIGRPAIHPAMVDLKGKAYELLRQNADKFLMEDLYRNPGPLQYDGPGADAKAVSLCVEDQDYMGRIKKLQEYLDQVRTIVKPGCSQDVLKAALSVMASVTDVLTTISSSSNGGQQFA; encoded by the exons ATGGATTCAGATTTCGGAATCCCAAGAGAGCTCTCTCCTCTTCAGCAACTCCGTTCTCAGTACCACCCCGAGCTTCCTCCTTGTCTCCAG GGAACTACTGTGCGCGTGGAGTTTGGTGATGGAACCACTGTGGCTGAGGCTTCTGATTCCCATATCGTTGCTCGTGCCTTCCCTCATACCTTAGGCCAGCCTTTGGCTCACTTCCTCAGGGAAGCTGCCAAAGTTTCCGATGCTCACATCATTACTCAGCTTCCTTCTATCAG AGTTGGAATCGTGTTTTGTGGAAGGCAAGCTCCTGGTGGACACAATGTAATCTGGGGTCTTTACGAGGCTCTCAAGGTGCACAACGCAAACAGCACATTGCTTGGCTTTTTGG GTGGCTCGGAAGGTCTGTTTGCTCAAAAGACTCTGGAGATCACTGATGATATACTCCAGACTTACAAAAACCAAG GTGGCTATGATTTGCTGGGAAGAACCAAGGATCAGATCAGAACCACTGAGCAGGTTAACGCTGCTCTCAAAGCTTGCACAGATTTGAAGCTAGATGGCCTTGTTATCATTGGAG GTGTAACATCAAACACAGATGCCGCTCATCTTGCTGAATTTTTCGCTGAAGCAAAATGCTCAACAAAG GTAGTTGGTGTTCCAGTCACTACAAATGGAGATCTCAAGAATCAGTTTGTGGAGGCAAACGTTGGTTTTGACACCATATGCAAG GTGAATTCTCAGCTCATTAGCAATGCCTGCACCGATGCTCTATCTGCAGAGAAG TACTATTATTTTATCCGTCTCATGGGTCGGAAGCACTCTCATGTTGCCCTTGAGTGTACCCTCCAGTCTCATCCAAACATG GTGATACTGGGAGAGGAGGTCGCAGCATCTAAGCTCACCATTTTTGACATTTCTAAGCAGATCTGTGATGCAGTTCAAGCaagagcaggacaag ACAAGAATCATGGAGTCATCCTCATTCCCGAAGGGATCATAGAGAGTATTCCTGAAGTTTACGCTCTGTTGAAG GAAATTCATGGGCTACTTAGGGAGGGTGTAGCTGCTGATAAGATTTCTACTCAGCTCTCACCTTGGTCATCTGCTTTGTTTGAATTCCTTCCTCCATTCATTAAGAAACAG CTACTCCTCCATCCTGAGTCTGATGATTCTGCTCAGCTATCCCaa ATTGAGACTGAGAAGCTTCTCGCGTATCTGGTGGAGACTGAAATGAACAAGCGCTTG AAAGAAGGCACATACAAGGGGAAGAAGTTCAATGCTATATGTCACTTCTTTGGTTACCAAGCTCGTGGATCTCTCCCATCGAAGTTCGATTGTGATTATGCATAC GTGCTTGGACATATATGTTACCACATCCTAGCAGCTGGTTTGAATGGTTACATGGCAACAGTGAGCAACCTAAAAAGTCCTGTAAACAAGTGGAAATGTGGTGCTGCACCTATTACA GCGATGATGACGGTGAAGAACTGGTCCCAAAATGCTAGTTCTACTTCAACTTCAATTGGTAGACCTGCAATTCACCCGGCAATGGTGGATCTGAAAGGCAAAGCATACGA GCTGTTGAGACAGAACGCAGATAAATTCTTGATGGAAGATCTGTACAGAAACCCAGGACCGCTTCAGTACGATGGTCCAGGTGCAGATGCTAAAGCAGTGAGTCTCTGCGTTGAAGATCAAGACTACATGGGACGTATCAAGAAGCTCCAGGAATATCTAGACCAGGTGAGGACAATAGTGAAGCCAGGATGTTCACAAGACGTACTGAAAGCAGCACTGAGCGTGATGGCTTCAGTGACTGATGTGCTTACTACCATTTCTTCATCTTCAAATGGTGGTCAACAGTTCGCTTAA
- the LOC103872885 gene encoding replication protein A 70 kDa DNA-binding subunit B-like, whose translation MELTALADIKPFKSEWRIQVKVLHTWKHYTKLSGETLEIIMSDAHGTKILASCKKTYFEKFAKKVPVGMWRNIENFSINGPGVSYRPTNHQYKINFIYGTDITPSTLQNDSMFLSLVDFQTIQQGVEDENILIDVIGEVTDLGSLDTVLCSGKERKKIEFSLTDLQGRRIACCLWGKFAESIHANCKAVGGDTVICLLRFVKVGTYRDEVQISNSYDASQIFFNPPIMESEAFLKREVASNALTLVESEQDKLEREIRRDKWMQYPIRDIAELLSSTQIEQCRVIATICAIDKDWGWYYFGCKACNKKVNKISTKVQVVKGNEITTHLWWCEKCDDKVTKVLPKFRIHVWVKDGTGEAYLMLLDWIAIGVIPETAAALLNGSFEEVISSTRY comes from the exons ATGGAGCTCACCGCTTTGGCTGACATCAAACCATTCAAGTCAGAATGGCGTATTCAAGTTAAGGTGCTCCATACCTGGAAGCATTACACAAAACTTTCAGGAGAAACATTGGAAATCATTATGTCTGATGCACAT gGAACTAAAATTCTTGCGTCCTGTAAGAAAACATACTTTGAGAAGTTTGCAAAAAAAGTACCTGTTGGAATGTGGAGAAACATTGAAAATTTCTCCATCAATGGCCCCGGTGTTTCCTACAGGCCTACCAATCATCAATACAAGATCAATTTCATCTATGGAACTGATATCACTCCGTCAACCCTGCAAAACGACAGCATGTTCCTCAGTTTGGTTGATTTCCAGACTATTCAACAGGGAGTAGAAGATGAAAACATCTTAATTG ATGTTATTGGAGAAGTGACGGATTTGGGATCTCTTGATACAGTTCTGTGTTCTggtaaagaaagaaagaaaattgaGTTCAGTTTGACAGACCTTCA agGTCGTAGGATTGCTTGCTGTCTATGGGGAAAATTTGCTGAAAGCATTCATGCTAATTGCAAAGCAGTTGGTGGAGATACTGTTATCTGTCTCTTACGTTTTGTGAAAGTCGGGACCTATAGAG ATGAGGTTCAAATTTCAAATTCATATGATGCTTCTCAAATCTTTTTCAACCCGCCAATAATGgagagtgaggcctttttgaaAAG GGAGGTTGCATCCAATGCTTTGACATTGGTTGAATCCGAACAAGACAAACTTGAAAGGGAAATTAGACGCGATAAATGGATGCAATATCCAATCAGAGACATTGCAGAGCTACTATCTTCAACTCAG ATTGAGCAATGCAGAGTCATTGCCACAATTTGTGCAATTGACAAGGATTGGGGATGGTACTATTTTGGATGCAAAGCTTGCAACAAAAAGGTCAACAAGATTTCAACAAAAGTTCAAGTCGTCAAGGGGAATGAGATAACAACTCATTTGTGGTGGTGTGAAAAGTGTGATGATAAAGTCACTAAAGTCTTGCctaa GTTCAGGATTCATGTATGGGTGAAAGATGGTACTGGAGAAGCTTACCTAATGTTACTTGACTGGATTGCAATCGGAGTTATTCCTGAAACTGCTGCTGCCTTGCTCAACGGTTCATTTGAGGAGGTTATATCCT CTACAAGATATTGA
- the LOC117125816 gene encoding uncharacterized protein LOC117125816 yields the protein MFGIYIESNNVASKGGMYKVGKVWKDLSMLLTGGSTTESWTQSDVGTSNLSGSQGSLLVIESQANENTVVTPSSKRKQQSNEGEPDISSTTKKQCARVFVKKEKTTKEDSSSKKSG from the exons ATGTTTGGTATTTACATTGAGAGTAACAATGTTGCTAGCAAAGGTGGGATGTATAAAGTTGGTAAAGTATGGAAAGATCTAAGTATGCTACTGACTGGTGGTAGCACCACTGAGTCATGGACTCAGTCTGATGTGGGAACTTCTAATTTAAGTGGTTCACAG GGTTCACTTTTAGTTATCGAAAGTCAGGCAAACGAAAACACTGTGGTAACCCCATCATCTAAACGCAAACAACAATCCAATGAAGGTGAACCTGACATAAGTTCTACAACAAAGAAGCAGTGCGCTCGAGTTTTTGTGAAGAAAGAAAAGACCACTAAAGAGGACTCAAGCTCCAAGAAAAGTGGCTAA